Proteins encoded by one window of Emticicia oligotrophica DSM 17448:
- the ccoN gene encoding cytochrome-c oxidase, cbb3-type subunit I encodes MRFLTKPFFSNDSHSGGGGALEGFYYDNKVVKAFMIAAVIFGVVGMLVGLTAATQLFWPAANFGIPFTSFGRIRPLHTNAIIFAFVGNAMFGGIYYSLPRLLKTPMFNRTLSWVHFWGWQLIILSAALSLPLGFTTGKEYAELEWPIDIAIALVWVVFGINMIGTIIKRRERHMYVAVWFYIATFITVAMLHIVNSFELPLSLTKSYSLYAGVQDALVQWWYGHNAVAFFLTTPFLGLMYYFMPKAANRPVYSYKLSIIHFWSLIFLYIWAGPHHLLYSSLPDWAQSLGTVFSVMLIAPSWGGMLNGLLTLRGAWDRVREDPVLKFFVVAVTAYGMATFEGPMLSLKNVNAISHFTDWTIAHVHVGGLGWNGFMIFGMLYWLVPRMWKTKIYSLSLANTHFWVGTLGILFWTLPMYWAGFTQSLMWKEFTKEGFLAYPNFLETVTQLIPLYAMRAFGGLLYLVGTFIMIYNLIKTAGQGSFVAEEYDEAPALVKNVRVAGEGWHSTLERKPVIFMILSLIAVVIGGVVEFVPTWLVESNIPTIASVKPYTPLELEGRDIYIREGCYTCHSQMVRPFRSETERYGEYSKAGEFVYDHPFQWGSKRTGPDLHRVGGKYPDSWHYNHMMDPQTMSPGSIMPTYPWLLSDKYNKSLLPNKISVMRKLGVPYPEGFEDEAIANAEEQADKIVKSLADAKITTKSDREIVALIAYLQRLGTDIKKEQTATR; translated from the coding sequence ATGCGTTTTTTAACCAAACCTTTTTTTAGTAATGACTCTCATTCTGGGGGTGGGGGTGCATTAGAAGGGTTTTATTACGATAATAAAGTAGTAAAAGCCTTTATGATTGCTGCCGTTATCTTTGGGGTAGTTGGGATGTTGGTTGGTCTTACTGCTGCAACGCAGCTATTTTGGCCTGCTGCAAACTTCGGAATCCCATTTACATCCTTCGGTCGTATTCGCCCACTTCACACCAACGCCATCATCTTTGCCTTTGTAGGTAATGCAATGTTTGGGGGTATTTATTACTCACTGCCACGTTTACTAAAAACACCCATGTTCAACCGTACACTCAGTTGGGTACATTTTTGGGGTTGGCAATTAATTATTTTATCGGCAGCACTCTCATTGCCGTTGGGCTTTACGACTGGTAAAGAATATGCCGAATTAGAATGGCCAATTGATATTGCCATTGCATTAGTTTGGGTTGTATTCGGTATCAATATGATTGGTACTATTATCAAGCGTCGCGAACGCCACATGTATGTAGCCGTTTGGTTTTATATCGCTACATTCATCACAGTAGCCATGTTACACATTGTGAACTCATTCGAGCTTCCACTTTCACTCACAAAAAGTTATTCATTATACGCAGGTGTGCAAGATGCTCTTGTACAATGGTGGTACGGACACAATGCTGTTGCATTCTTCCTTACTACGCCATTCTTAGGTTTGATGTATTATTTCATGCCTAAAGCAGCTAATCGACCTGTTTATTCATATAAGTTATCAATTATACACTTCTGGTCGCTTATTTTCTTATATATCTGGGCTGGCCCTCACCACTTACTATATTCTTCTTTGCCTGATTGGGCTCAAAGTTTAGGTACTGTTTTTTCAGTTATGCTTATTGCTCCATCTTGGGGGGGTATGTTGAATGGTCTTTTAACACTTCGTGGTGCTTGGGATAGAGTACGTGAAGACCCAGTTTTGAAATTCTTCGTTGTAGCTGTAACTGCCTATGGTATGGCAACTTTTGAAGGACCAATGCTATCATTGAAAAACGTTAATGCCATCTCTCACTTTACTGACTGGACAATCGCTCACGTACACGTTGGTGGTTTAGGTTGGAATGGATTCATGATTTTTGGTATGCTTTATTGGTTAGTACCAAGAATGTGGAAAACAAAAATCTACTCACTTTCATTAGCAAATACGCACTTTTGGGTTGGAACACTTGGTATTCTATTCTGGACATTACCAATGTATTGGGCTGGTTTTACACAAAGTTTGATGTGGAAAGAATTCACGAAAGAAGGATTCTTAGCTTATCCAAACTTCCTTGAAACAGTAACACAATTGATTCCATTATACGCCATGCGTGCCTTTGGTGGATTGCTATACTTGGTAGGTACATTTATAATGATATATAACTTAATCAAGACAGCAGGTCAGGGTAGCTTTGTGGCTGAAGAGTATGACGAAGCACCAGCTTTAGTTAAAAATGTAAGAGTTGCAGGTGAAGGATGGCACTCAACCCTTGAACGTAAACCAGTGATTTTCATGATTTTATCTTTAATTGCTGTGGTAATTGGTGGGGTTGTAGAATTTGTTCCTACTTGGTTAGTTGAATCGAATATTCCGACTATTGCCTCAGTAAAACCTTATACTCCACTTGAACTTGAAGGTAGAGATATTTATATCCGTGAAGGTTGCTATACTTGTCACTCACAGATGGTTCGTCCGTTCCGTTCAGAAACTGAAAGATATGGAGAATATTCAAAGGCAGGTGAATTTGTTTATGACCACCCATTCCAATGGGGTTCTAAGCGTACTGGTCCAGATTTGCACCGTGTTGGTGGTAAATATCCAGATAGCTGGCACTATAACCACATGATGGATCCACAAACAATGTCACCAGGTTCTATCATGCCTACATATCCTTGGTTGTTATCAGATAAATACAACAAATCGCTGCTTCCGAATAAAATTTCGGTGATGCGTAAGTTAGGGGTTCCATATCCTGAAGGTTTTGAAGATGAGGCCATTGCAAATGCAGAAGAACAAGCAGATAAAATTGTGAAGTCTTTAGCAGATGCTAAAATTACAACAAAATCTGATAGAGAAATTGTGGCTTTGATTGCTTACCTACAACGTTTGGGTACAGATATAAAAAAAGAGCAAACAGCAACTAGATAA
- a CDS encoding universal stress protein, translated as MKKILLPTDFSKASEKAIHYALALFSDTACEFTLLNTYGTNVEPEIAMYVLEELRVNAQNLMKDLLKDLKKFDNEPFHTFKLESMPISTAAAIEFLNQTEKYDLVVLGASGAGNSLLFGSVATEVVRNVPINTLVVPTNAPINQLKNIVLAADYGSISDYSIFENLKSLAERKSSQLTFLTILQENQTSDTLDGLAKYEFHNYFSTLQTNDYFIKSIDVEHGIKDFIDVHRVDLLVMVSRHHSFLDIIFNRSVTRKFAFHPSVPLLSIYDELPAQFINEAEVVTF; from the coding sequence ATGAAAAAGATTCTGCTTCCAACCGATTTTTCTAAAGCTTCTGAAAAAGCAATACATTATGCTTTAGCTTTATTTAGTGATACAGCGTGTGAATTTACGCTTTTAAATACCTATGGTACTAATGTAGAGCCTGAGATTGCCATGTATGTGTTGGAAGAATTGCGTGTAAATGCACAAAACCTCATGAAAGATTTGTTGAAAGATTTGAAAAAATTTGATAACGAGCCTTTTCATACTTTCAAGTTAGAATCTATGCCGATTTCTACTGCTGCTGCGATAGAGTTTCTAAATCAAACTGAGAAATATGATTTAGTGGTCTTAGGAGCAAGTGGGGCGGGTAATAGTTTGCTTTTTGGTAGTGTAGCAACTGAAGTAGTACGAAATGTACCTATAAACACACTCGTAGTTCCAACCAATGCACCAATTAATCAATTAAAAAATATTGTTTTAGCTGCAGATTATGGTTCGATAAGCGATTATTCAATATTTGAAAATCTTAAGAGTTTAGCTGAAAGAAAAAGTTCACAACTTACTTTCTTAACTATCTTACAAGAAAATCAAACATCAGATACCCTTGATGGATTGGCTAAATATGAATTTCATAATTATTTCAGTACGCTTCAAACGAATGATTATTTTATCAAAAGTATTGATGTTGAACATGGTATAAAGGATTTCATTGATGTTCATCGAGTAGATTTGTTAGTAATGGTTTCTCGTCATCACTCGTTTTTAGATATTATTTTCAATCGCAGTGTTACACGGAAGTTTGCCTTTCACCCTTCTGTTCCACTACTTAGTATTTATGATGAATTACCCGCACAATTTATTAATGAAGCCGAGGTTGTGACTTTTTAA
- the ccoS gene encoding cbb3-type cytochrome oxidase assembly protein CcoS translates to MSIILFLAIAAILVAGGFLGAFIWATKDGQYDDTYTPSVRMLFDNPVKAPDTASTKDE, encoded by the coding sequence ATGAGCATCATATTATTTTTAGCAATTGCAGCAATTTTGGTTGCAGGAGGCTTTTTAGGAGCATTTATATGGGCCACGAAAGATGGGCAATACGACGATACTTATACACCATCGGTGAGAATGTTGTTTGATAATCCGGTTAAAGCACCTGATACAGCATCAACAAAAGATGAGTAA
- a CDS encoding heavy metal translocating P-type ATPase yields the protein MKNQLLEVEEKLVCYHCGDECPDDSISIEEKHFCCHGCQTVYEILQDNNLCTYYDLNSNAGISLKAKNFEGKYSFLEDTTIISQLLDYQSENLCKVTFYIPSVHCSSCVWLLENFNKVRAGVFTSRLNFIKKELSLSFNPTEVSLKEVVELLATLGYEPLINLESTEERKDKKNLAQRSLIIKIGVVGFCMGNIMMMSFPEYFHLNLKNNIDATYQKFFLYFNFLLSLPVFFYGSYDYLYGAWVSIKENIKKTTNVFSVDIPIAVAIITLYARSVFETFVNHSAGYYDSLAGLVFFLLVGKWVQQITYNYLSFERNYKSYFPLAVKVSRAGEESFVNVMELRKGDTIFIHHQELIPADALIVKGKGMIDYSFVTGESDAVTKQVGELIYAGGRQKGERLELVVQKPVSQSYLTQLWNNDAFTKEKVMPTTELANLFSKYFTVITFTIATVAGIYWSVFNPSLFWNAITAVLMVACPCALTLSMPFTMSTTMAIFGRNKFYVKNQGVIQLLNEVNEITFDKTGTLTESNSEKVSYVGNLLGDFEVSLVKTITQQSAHPLSKMITESLKISNLKPLQVEYFQEFQGEGIEASISGNLIRIGKAGFIKSANREVAHTHAFVEINGICVGYYIVETIYRKNWQSILTDLKKSFRLFLLSGDNDADKEKLEPYFNENNLFFKQKPQDKLNFIRQEQQKGNHVLMIGDGLNDAGALRQSNVGIAISEDIKVFSPACDAILDASKFGRLAEFLRFSKTSLNIVKASFVLSLVYNFIGISWAVTGELSPVLAAIFMPLSSLSVVLFAVGLTHLFARFRKL from the coding sequence ATGAAGAATCAGTTATTAGAAGTTGAAGAAAAATTGGTGTGTTATCATTGCGGTGATGAATGCCCCGATGATTCGATTAGTATCGAAGAGAAACATTTTTGCTGTCATGGTTGTCAGACAGTATATGAAATTCTACAAGATAATAATCTTTGTACTTATTATGACCTCAATTCAAATGCTGGAATTAGTTTAAAAGCTAAAAATTTTGAAGGAAAATATAGTTTTCTTGAAGATACTACAATTATAAGCCAGCTGCTTGATTATCAATCTGAAAATCTTTGTAAAGTAACTTTTTATATACCAAGCGTACATTGTAGTTCATGTGTTTGGTTACTCGAAAACTTCAATAAAGTTAGAGCGGGTGTCTTTACTTCTCGACTCAATTTTATAAAAAAAGAACTTTCATTGAGTTTTAATCCAACTGAAGTTAGTCTGAAGGAAGTAGTTGAACTCTTGGCTACCTTAGGTTATGAGCCACTAATTAATTTGGAAAGTACTGAAGAGCGAAAGGACAAAAAGAATTTAGCTCAAAGAAGTCTTATCATTAAGATTGGTGTTGTTGGATTCTGTATGGGAAATATCATGATGATGAGTTTTCCAGAATATTTTCATCTCAACCTCAAGAATAACATTGATGCTACCTATCAAAAGTTTTTCTTGTATTTTAATTTCTTGTTGTCGTTGCCAGTATTCTTTTACGGTTCTTACGATTACCTATACGGTGCATGGGTTTCAATCAAAGAAAATATCAAGAAAACGACCAATGTATTCAGTGTTGATATTCCGATTGCAGTTGCCATCATTACACTCTATGCTAGAAGTGTTTTTGAAACCTTTGTGAATCATTCTGCGGGGTATTATGATAGTTTGGCAGGATTAGTCTTTTTTCTATTAGTTGGTAAATGGGTACAACAAATAACTTATAATTACTTATCGTTTGAGCGTAATTATAAATCTTATTTTCCATTAGCAGTGAAGGTATCACGTGCAGGTGAAGAGAGTTTCGTAAATGTAATGGAACTCCGTAAAGGAGATACTATTTTTATACATCATCAAGAATTAATTCCGGCTGATGCCCTTATTGTTAAAGGGAAAGGTATGATTGATTATAGCTTTGTAACGGGCGAATCTGATGCAGTAACCAAGCAAGTAGGCGAGTTAATTTATGCGGGTGGGCGACAAAAAGGTGAACGACTGGAGTTAGTTGTTCAAAAACCAGTTTCACAAAGTTATCTTACTCAACTTTGGAATAATGATGCATTTACCAAAGAAAAAGTAATGCCTACCACCGAACTTGCCAATTTATTTAGCAAATATTTCACAGTAATTACTTTTACCATCGCAACGGTTGCTGGAATTTACTGGTCAGTTTTCAATCCAAGTCTGTTTTGGAATGCCATTACTGCTGTACTTATGGTGGCTTGTCCGTGTGCTTTAACACTTTCAATGCCATTTACTATGTCAACTACTATGGCAATTTTCGGAAGAAATAAGTTTTATGTGAAAAATCAAGGAGTAATTCAATTATTGAATGAAGTCAATGAAATTACTTTTGATAAAACAGGGACATTAACTGAAAGTAATTCAGAAAAAGTAAGTTACGTAGGTAATTTGTTAGGTGATTTTGAAGTAAGTCTTGTTAAAACAATTACACAGCAATCGGCTCATCCTTTGAGTAAAATGATTACAGAATCTTTAAAAATTTCTAATTTAAAACCTTTACAAGTAGAATATTTTCAAGAATTTCAAGGAGAAGGCATTGAGGCGAGTATTTCGGGAAACTTAATAAGAATTGGAAAAGCTGGATTTATCAAATCAGCAAACAGAGAAGTGGCACATACCCATGCATTCGTAGAAATAAATGGTATTTGTGTTGGATATTATATAGTAGAAACAATTTACCGAAAAAATTGGCAGTCGATTCTTACCGATTTGAAAAAAAGCTTTAGGTTATTTTTGTTATCAGGTGATAATGATGCTGATAAAGAAAAGTTAGAACCATATTTTAATGAAAATAACTTATTCTTCAAACAAAAACCGCAAGATAAACTTAATTTTATTCGTCAAGAACAACAAAAAGGAAATCATGTGTTGATGATTGGTGATGGTTTGAATGATGCTGGTGCTTTACGCCAAAGTAATGTTGGCATTGCAATTAGCGAAGATATTAAAGTGTTCTCACCTGCCTGTGATGCCATTCTTGATGCTTCTAAATTTGGTCGATTAGCTGAATTTCTTAGATTTAGTAAAACGTCTCTGAATATCGTAAAAGCAAGTTTTGTATTATCGTTGGTTTATAATTTTATTGGAATTAGTTGGGCAGTGACAGGCGAACTCTCACCAGTATTAGCCGCGATTTTTATGCCACTTAGTTCATTATCAGTAGTTTTGTTTGCGGTTGGGCTTACACATTTGTTTGCACGTTTTAGAAAACTTTAG
- a CDS encoding universal stress protein: protein MKTIVFATDFSRGSRKAAQVAAQTALKANAKLVLFHAYRYVMPYDSEMSMLAVSPKELEKHSIYMLKRLQKRLEKKYTTALNTEIIVEEGLVVDTLSQVIEKTNADLLVMGTVGDSLLGGRFFGSLATSMIHHSNAPILLVPPKAKYSSFNNAVLGLDFRFDLDEVLLEKAVFLLRDLDSVVNLYTLTDESEFAKAASLKVRQLLKNVPHTYTIVEGDNFVKSVLSFANTNHADLIITFPRKHNLLERIFVGSNTERLAFNDEIPILSIL from the coding sequence ATGAAAACAATCGTATTCGCAACCGACTTTTCGAGGGGTTCAAGAAAGGCTGCCCAAGTTGCTGCACAAACAGCATTGAAGGCAAATGCTAAACTTGTACTTTTCCATGCCTACCGCTATGTGATGCCATACGATTCAGAAATGAGTATGTTGGCAGTTAGTCCGAAGGAATTAGAAAAGCATAGTATTTATATGCTGAAACGTTTACAAAAACGCTTAGAAAAAAAATATACCACCGCATTAAATACTGAAATTATAGTTGAAGAGGGTTTAGTTGTTGATACACTTTCACAAGTAATTGAAAAAACAAATGCTGATTTATTAGTAATGGGTACTGTGGGTGATTCTTTGTTAGGTGGTAGATTTTTTGGTAGTTTGGCAACATCAATGATTCATCATTCGAATGCTCCTATTTTACTTGTTCCGCCTAAGGCTAAGTATTCTTCTTTTAACAATGCTGTTCTTGGCCTTGATTTTAGATTTGATTTAGATGAAGTTTTGCTCGAAAAAGCAGTCTTTTTATTAAGAGATTTAGATTCAGTGGTGAATTTATACACTTTAACAGATGAGTCTGAGTTTGCGAAGGCGGCATCTTTAAAAGTGAGACAATTATTGAAAAATGTACCACATACTTATACGATTGTTGAGGGAGATAATTTCGTGAAGTCGGTATTGAGCTTTGCTAATACAAACCATGCTGATTTGATTATTACTTTTCCAAGAAAACATAATTTACTTGAACGGATTTTTGTGGGAAGTAATACAGAACGACTTGCATTCAATGATGAGATTCCGATTTTATCAATTTTATGA
- a CDS encoding PAS domain-containing sensor histidine kinase: MIATKISIAEKDMLNQVEAIFQYATEAILITNIEGNIVKVNPSTEMMFGYTSAEFFNQPIELLIPDRLKVKHEAHRKMFQECPHARSMGANLDLYGRRKDGSEFPVEVSLSPYSNSQGSFVIAFIIDTSIRKKAEAQLIAYKAELEREVEERTMILKEAIHKLEQTKDELDNSLKREREVNSMKSRFISIASHEFRTPLATVLSSLSLVEKYSNMQEEEKRIKHINRIKASVRNLTDILNDFLSLNRLEEGKVLVNIETFNLHDLIESLMQDLQGICKGGQRIVLNFSDNGHSMVSLDKTLIRNIIINLVSNAIKFSPENAPIQIQANLGENEVFITVTDQGIGIPEADQKHLFERFFRSSNAIEIQGTGLGLSIVLHYVNLLKGTIKFKSKVNEGTTFYVNLPRNF, from the coding sequence ATGATTGCAACCAAAATTTCAATTGCAGAGAAAGACATGCTGAATCAGGTAGAAGCTATTTTTCAATACGCCACCGAAGCCATATTAATTACCAATATTGAAGGAAATATAGTCAAAGTGAACCCCAGCACCGAAATGATGTTTGGCTACACATCAGCAGAGTTTTTCAATCAACCAATTGAACTGCTAATTCCTGACCGGCTGAAAGTAAAACACGAAGCTCATCGGAAGATGTTTCAAGAATGTCCACATGCTCGTTCGATGGGGGCAAACCTTGATTTGTATGGCCGTAGAAAAGATGGCTCTGAATTTCCAGTAGAAGTAAGTCTAAGCCCCTACTCCAATAGCCAAGGTAGTTTTGTCATTGCTTTTATTATTGATACTAGTATTAGAAAAAAAGCAGAAGCACAATTGATTGCTTATAAGGCAGAACTTGAAAGAGAAGTAGAAGAGCGAACGATGATTCTAAAAGAAGCGATTCATAAACTTGAACAAACCAAAGACGAACTTGATAATTCACTTAAACGTGAAAGAGAAGTGAACTCAATGAAATCAAGATTTATTTCTATTGCGTCTCATGAGTTCCGTACTCCACTAGCAACGGTCCTTTCTTCTTTGTCATTAGTTGAGAAATACTCAAATATGCAAGAAGAAGAAAAACGAATAAAGCACATCAATCGAATAAAAGCTTCGGTTAGAAATTTAACAGACATTCTTAATGATTTTTTGTCTTTAAATAGATTAGAGGAAGGTAAAGTCTTGGTCAATATTGAAACCTTCAATTTACATGATTTAATAGAATCGTTAATGCAAGACCTTCAAGGAATTTGTAAGGGCGGACAACGCATTGTATTAAATTTTAGTGATAATGGGCATTCTATGGTGTCACTCGACAAAACATTAATCCGAAATATTATTATCAATTTAGTTTCAAATGCTATTAAGTTTTCACCTGAAAATGCTCCTATTCAAATTCAAGCAAATTTAGGCGAGAATGAAGTATTTATTACTGTCACTGACCAAGGAATTGGAATACCCGAAGCAGACCAAAAGCATTTATTTGAGCGTTTCTTTAGGTCAAGCAATGCCATCGAAATCCAAGGTACTGGCCTCGGCCTAAGTATCGTATTACATTATGTAAATTTACTTAAAGGCACCATTAAATTTAAAAGTAAAGTAAACGAAGGAACAACTTTTTATGTAAACCTACCTAGAAATTTCTAA
- a CDS encoding response regulator: MKKILLIEDNVEIRENTAEILELADYEVVTAENGRIGVEKAHQEKPDLIICDIMMPVMDGYSVLHLLSKNPDTANIPFIFLTAKADRSDFRKGMEMGADDYITKPFDDVELMNAIESRLKKVELLQKNYSKDLGGLEDLVNDAGGEEDLKKLLESREVRSYKKKSEIYREGDYPLYLFCVIKGKIKTFKTNDDGKELIINIYNKNDYLGYVDLLQESNYTESAAAMEDCEVCLIPKNDFYNLVHKNRQVAQKFIQMLSNNIKDNEEQLLKLAYNSVRKRVSEALLKFHSHLVKDGNSSSNMKISREDLSNVAGTSLETAIRTLSDFKDEKLIEIESGKITILNLEKLKRLKN, encoded by the coding sequence ATGAAGAAGATATTGCTCATAGAAGATAATGTAGAAATCAGAGAAAATACAGCCGAAATCCTAGAATTAGCTGATTATGAGGTAGTTACGGCCGAAAATGGACGAATTGGTGTAGAGAAAGCTCATCAAGAAAAACCAGATTTAATTATATGTGATATCATGATGCCTGTTATGGATGGGTATAGTGTTTTACATTTACTCTCTAAAAATCCTGATACAGCCAATATTCCGTTTATTTTCCTGACTGCCAAAGCCGACCGCTCTGACTTTAGAAAAGGTATGGAAATGGGAGCCGACGATTATATAACCAAGCCATTTGATGATGTTGAACTAATGAACGCCATTGAAAGTAGACTGAAAAAAGTAGAGCTTTTACAGAAAAATTACAGTAAGGATTTAGGCGGTTTAGAAGATTTAGTTAATGATGCCGGTGGTGAAGAGGATTTAAAGAAATTACTCGAAAGCCGAGAAGTAAGAAGCTACAAGAAAAAAAGCGAAATTTATCGAGAAGGAGATTATCCTCTATATTTATTCTGCGTTATAAAAGGCAAAATCAAAACCTTTAAAACCAATGATGACGGAAAGGAGTTGATTATCAATATCTACAATAAAAATGATTATTTAGGCTATGTAGATTTACTTCAAGAAAGTAATTATACCGAATCGGCCGCTGCCATGGAAGACTGCGAGGTTTGCTTGATTCCAAAAAATGATTTCTATAATCTTGTACATAAAAACCGCCAAGTTGCTCAGAAATTCATACAAATGTTATCCAATAACATTAAAGACAATGAAGAACAGCTATTGAAATTGGCTTATAATTCTGTAAGAAAAAGGGTTTCGGAAGCACTTTTAAAATTCCACAGTCATTTAGTTAAAGATGGTAATTCCAGTAGTAATATGAAAATTAGCCGAGAAGATCTTTCAAATGTAGCTGGAACATCGCTAGAAACCGCCATCAGAACTCTTTCCGATTTTAAAGACGAAAAACTCATTGAAATTGAATCGGGCAAGATTACAATTTTGAATTTAGAGAAGTTAAAAAGGCTGAAGAATTAA
- a CDS encoding IS5 family transposase — translation MEILSKNTIEQYILPNLSIGLRGKECEIEQLTAIVSAILYRLKTGCQWRQLPVKQFFNNKVLTWQGVYYHFNEWVKDGSWTKVWINILASNYSYLDLSCIQLDGSHTLAKRGGEAVGYQGRKASKTTNLLFLADNQGQMLACASPQEGKHNDLYNIQELFEELCQMLIKAGINLRGLFLNADAGFDSKEFRQICKNKEIEANIDVNSRNNKIENQSTEYQHFDEELYKRRVLIEHANAWMDSFKALLVRFETKAINWVALNLLAFSVRFLRKIKYKS, via the coding sequence GTGGAAATCTTGAGTAAAAATACGATTGAACAATATATATTACCAAATTTAAGTATTGGTTTACGTGGAAAAGAGTGTGAAATAGAACAGTTGACAGCTATTGTTTCAGCAATTTTATATCGTTTGAAAACAGGTTGTCAATGGCGTCAACTGCCAGTAAAGCAATTTTTTAATAATAAGGTTTTAACATGGCAAGGAGTCTATTATCACTTTAATGAATGGGTCAAGGACGGCTCTTGGACAAAAGTTTGGATAAATATTTTAGCATCAAACTATTCATATTTAGACTTATCTTGTATCCAACTTGATGGTAGTCATACACTTGCCAAACGTGGAGGTGAAGCTGTTGGGTATCAAGGTCGAAAAGCATCAAAAACAACTAATTTGCTCTTTTTAGCTGATAATCAGGGACAAATGTTGGCATGTGCCAGCCCACAAGAAGGAAAACACAACGACCTTTATAATATTCAGGAACTCTTTGAAGAACTGTGTCAAATGCTCATAAAAGCAGGAATTAATCTCAGAGGCCTTTTTCTAAATGCTGATGCTGGATTCGATAGCAAAGAATTTCGTCAAATTTGTAAAAATAAAGAAATTGAAGCCAATATTGATGTTAATTCTCGAAATAACAAAATAGAAAATCAATCTACTGAATATCAGCATTTTGATGAAGAGTTATACAAACGACGAGTACTCATTGAGCACGCTAATGCTTGGATGGATAGTTTCAAAGCATTACTTGTCAGGTTTGAAACGAAAGCAATTAACTGGGTGGCTTTAAATTTATTGGCATTCTCAGTTCGTTTTTTACGAAAAATTAAATATAAAAGTTAA
- a CDS encoding LytR/AlgR family response regulator transcription factor, producing MGLLFEEKVSTSDKILKLLRDFSAEIRVEKVDSFSENSRWLVPIQVQKNNISAYKNRFLVKIGNNILFKNIDEIAYFFAEDKIVYLVSVDAKQYIVDYRLEQLETLLNPYVFYRINRKFFVKIDAIQKVKQLTNNRLQLFLKPNFEQEIFISKDKVKEFKAWLDQ from the coding sequence ATGGGTTTATTATTTGAAGAAAAAGTATCCACAAGCGATAAAATATTAAAACTCCTCAGAGATTTTAGTGCTGAGATTAGGGTTGAAAAGGTTGATTCCTTCAGTGAAAATTCACGATGGCTTGTACCAATTCAAGTACAAAAAAATAATATATCTGCTTATAAAAATCGTTTTTTAGTAAAAATCGGTAATAACATCCTGTTTAAAAATATTGATGAAATTGCCTATTTTTTTGCTGAAGATAAGATTGTGTATTTAGTTTCAGTAGATGCCAAGCAGTATATAGTAGATTATCGTTTAGAACAACTTGAAACCTTATTAAATCCGTACGTTTTCTACCGAATTAATCGAAAGTTTTTTGTCAAAATTGATGCTATTCAAAAAGTTAAACAGCTTACTAATAATCGATTACAGTTATTTTTAAAGCCCAATTTTGAGCAAGAAATTTTTATCAGTAAAGATAAAGTTAAAGAATTTAAAGCTTGGCTCGACCAATAA